A region of the Salvelinus sp. IW2-2015 unplaced genomic scaffold, ASM291031v2 Un_scaffold1830, whole genome shotgun sequence genome:
CCTGTCAGACTACAGAGTCACTCATGCGTCATCTTTGGGGGCGTGAACCCGGTATAACGGGACACCTCATCCAAACGGGYCACGGGCAGGTGAGGGGGCTCTCTCCAGCTGTGACCTCTAGCCGGGACAGGCACGTGAGACACCGGGGGAGAAGATAAGATAGGCTTTATTATTCGGTGAAGGTGATGCACTGTAGGTAAACGGTTCCAGTCTCGTAGCCATGAATATGCGCAGAATATGACTTTGATCAACATGGAGCTATTCAGGAGATGAACTGAAAATGTGTTGAAAATGATTTATGATATAGATTGGGCTATCATCATTATATGATATACAGACGTTAGGCCTACATCTTTCAAATTATAGCAAGAATGTGTATATGTCTTTATCATAGGCTACAATTCACCCCATCAAAGTCTACCTCATTATTAACAGGTGAATTTCCACCCTTGACTTTGggagtgtctgtctgactgtataAATCCTTCCTCGCCAGTTAAAGTTTGATGTTGGAGGTCATTAGCATGAGACTGCTTTATTATGAGCTATTTATAGCCTATCTGCTGTATGGGCCATGCCAGAGATAATGAGAATCATGAATTGACACAGAGTCATTATCTGTGactaaagaggtgtgtgtgtgtgtgtgtgtgtgtgactgaagaTGTGCCATGGGCGGGAACAGTATCATTACAGCCCAACTTCAGAGATATTTATACTGAACTTGGTGACAGAACAttcatctctgtcttctctcattTATAgacttactgtactgaactggTGGTGGACGTACAACACTGTGGTGACATCTGCTGGTTGATTATATCTTACgctgtgttcaagacaactgggaaccctGGGAAAAAATTAGCGCCGACTGGGAAAATTCTTTTGAACGGtgatccaactcagaattccaagttggaAACTCTGGCGTCTTTCTAGCCTGAAGATCACTTACGTCATGACTTGgcctagtccccccccccccccagagttcccagttgtcttgaaagcaccattataTTCATGGGTGTAAAAGAACTGGATAGGTGGATGCAAGACGGCTCCATGTAAGTAATTAACACCTATCTGGTATGGTACATTATTAGCTGTCTGCACACAGAACTTTCCAGTGTCAGACACAAACACGTCATACAGACTCAGCCAACTTTATTGCTCCAATCAAATCACAACAGTATTACAATGGTTCAGTTCTGACAGATGTTCCTCTTCAGTTTATCAGGGCTTGGATCGGTATCTGCTCCTcacggagagaaggagggagggaggcagagaaggagggagggaggcagagaaggagagggagaaaggaggtgaGAGAAATGAACTAACATTGCTTGTCTCTTTTCCTATGATAACATAACGACTTGCAGTCTGGTGTCTCGTTATTTTATCTATCAAAGTGCAACGAGTGCTACGGTGCTACAATAACATCTGGGTCAGAGGTCATACATTAACAGATGGGAGCATTAGAAACAGAGAGACCTGGTTTAACCCaaaaccacccccacacacacacacKCCCTTAGCCTGGGGTGGTCAACCCTGGTTCTGAAGTGTTCTAGGGTGTGCAAGCTTAGTAAGTATCAGCATGAACACACCAGATCCAGCTAAGAAATGTCTTGGTGACtgattgaatcaggtgtgttagtgctagaCTGGAACAACAGCCTGCCCTAAGCCATACACCTCCCACCTACAGTCCCTCAGTATCAGGAGAACACATCAATATAAAACTACATACTATAAATACCAGTGACAGAGGGTCAGAAGAGACGGACTGGTTTGGAATGCTGCTACAGACTGAACTCTGAACTACAGGGTCATGACCTCTCATGTTGTGCGTTTAGAGACAACTAACGAGGGAATGAGaaaagggaaagagaaggagtAGACTTTCACCCAGGGGTTGGTGTTGCAGAGGGTAGGAAGGGATGTGTAGCTGATAGACTGTACAGtagtttgatttgtgtgtgtgtgtgtgtgtgtgtgtgtgtgtgtgtgtNNNNNNNNNNNNNNNNNNNNNNNNNNNNNNNNNNNNNNNNNNNNNNNNNNNNNNNNNNNNNNNNNNNNNNNNNNNNNNNNNNNNNNNNNNNNNNNNNNNNNNNNNNNNNNNNNNNNNNNNNNNNNNNNNNNNNNNNNNNNNNNNNNNNNNNNNNNNNNNNNNNNNNNNNNNNNNNNNNNNNNNNNNNNNNNNNNNNNNNNNNNNNNNNNNNNNNNNNNNNNNNNNNNNNNNNNNNNNNNNNNNNNNNNNNNNNNNNNNNNNNNNNNNNNNNNNNNNNNNNNNNNNNNNNNNNNNNNNNNNNNNNNNNNNNNNNNNNNNNNNNNNNNNNNNNNNNNNNNNNNNNNNNNNNNNNNNNNNNNNNNNNNNNNNNNNNNNNNNNNNNNNNNNNNNNNNNNNNNNNNNNNNNNNNNNNNNNNNNNNNNNNNNNNNNNNNNNNNNNNNNNNNNNNNNNNNNNNNNNNNNNNNNNNNNNNNNNNNNNNNNNNNNNNNNNNNNNNNNNNNNNNNNNNNNNNNNNNNNNNNNNNNNNNNNNNNNNNNNNNNNNNNNNNNNNNNNNNNNNNNNNNNNNNNNNNNNNNNNNNNNNNNNNNNNNNNNNNNNNNNNNNNNNNNNNNNNNNNNNNNNNNNNNNNNNNNNNNNNNNNNNNNNNNNNNNNNNNNNNNNNNNNNNNNNNNNNNNNNNNNNNNNNNNNNNNNNNNNNNNNNNNNNNNNNNNNNNNNNNNNNNNNNNNNNNNNNNNNNNNNNNNNNNNNNNNNNNNNNNNNNNNNNNNNNNNNNNNNNNNNNNNNNNNNNNNNNNNNNNNNNNNNNNNNNNNNNNNNNNNNNNNNNNNNNNNNNNNNNNNNNNNNNNNNNNNNNNNNNNNNNNNNNNNNNNNNNNCAGCTCCATCACAATAGGACCCTGGCAGAGAGGTTTCAAAGCCAGGAGACTCAAAATGCTAACCAACGCTGCTATGACACTGCTGAATGGCCTGATCAGGGAATTCTACACTCTTGGAAAGTGGAGACTTCATAAAACATCAAAAAGTTAACATTACTAGTGACACCTTGCAGCAAAGATATAGAACTGATATATGGTCTGTCCCTTGCAGTTTTGGAAACCGCATCGCYTTTGCTAGCAAAGACATTTGAGGTGgctaattaatggtaaataactTAATTGTTTTGTCCCACAGTTAGCTGAtgattagctagccagctaaaattGTTCACAGTTAGTAAGCAGTTGCGTCTACACTATTTTTCTAGCTACAGTTGCGCCGCCAAGTCAATAACCTGTCTCCAAAGATGACCTGATGTCTCTATATCTATGCTCTTTGGCCCTGTAGCACACCAGGAGCACCATAAGTGGTTAAACTGGGAACAGTTACAGCTCTGTCCTATAGTCTCTTCCACAGACTGTCTTTATTCTACTGGTCACTGAGCTGAGCCTCCCTCTGTCAAGCAAGAGACACTGGTGTGATACTACAAGCTGATCAGCCTTCTGAGATTACACTGTCTGAGACAAAGTGATTCTTAACACTCTTCAAGCTCTTAAATCAGTTATAACTTTTTAATCTCTGCCCCAATCAGAACTCATCTTTTCCCTATCATTATAGCtcaccttcccagctctgcagtaGTCTGCAGCAAACTTGATGGCCTCCCTCACACACAGAACATCCATGCCATCCACCTACACCACAGGGACAGAGAGGTTAATATAgcaaagatacacacacagtcagtgagtgtgtgtgtgtcctaccttGATTCCAGGTATATAGTCTCCTCTCTTGAAGTACTCAGTGCTAGCGGAGGATCTCTCTACAGACGTCCCCATGCCAAACTTGTTGTTCTCACAGATGAAGATACACGGCAGCTTCCACAGAGCCGCCATGTTGAAAGACTCAAAGATCTGGCCCTGATTGGACAAGAGCAGAGACGATGATGATGATTTAATAACTTTATTGTAACTGTTAGATAGACCTCACCTGGTTGGCTGCTCCGTCTCCGTACAGCGCCACGCACACCTGGTTGTTGCCCTGGTACTGACAGGCTAGGGCCACACCAGCACCCAATGGaacctgtagacacacacacacacacactacgagaATGCGTGTTCCCCTGTcggtctaggtgtgtgtgtgagcgagtgtgACCTGTTCAGAGAGTTACCTGAGCCCCCACGATTCCATTCCCTCCATAGAAGTGTTTAGCGTACATGTGCATAGAACCACCTTTACCCTTGGCCACACCTCCTCTTCGACCTGAGAACAAGAGACAGAGAATAGAGATGTATTTCAGGTAGAAGGATCAGTTTATCGTCCTAAAAACCTGACTGTAACCATTAGGAGGAAATACAAATCTGACCTTCGATCAGTTTCTTTGGTGTGTCTCACCTGTGAGTTCAGCCATGATCTCTCTAACGGACACGCCCCGTGTGAAGGTGTAGCCGTGGGCGCGGTACGCTGTGATCAGGTGGTCTGTTGGGTTGATGCCCGCCTCGATGCCCATCGCACACGCCTCCTGTAACACAACCAACAACAgctaggagagagaaggggagtgtgtgtatgttcctTTCTCTCTTGCTGTGTGTTTATTCTGATCTATATgtatatgtaatgtgtgtgtttattctgatctatatgtatatgtaatgtgtgtgtgtgtgtttattctgatctatatgtatatgtaatgtgtgtgtgtgtgtttattctgatctatatgtatatgtaatgtgtgtgtgtgtttattctgatctatatgtatatgtaatgtgtgtgtttattctgatctatatgtatatgtaatgtgtgtgtgtgtttattctaaTCGGTCTAGGTGTGTCTATATgtatatgtaatgtgtgtgtgtgtttattctaaTCGGTCTAGGTGTATCTATATGTatatgcaatgtgtgtgtgtgtttgtattctaatctatatgtatatgtaatgtgtgtgtgtattctaatCTAtacgtatttttttaaattttaccttaatttaactaggaaagtcagttaagaacaaattcttatgtacaatgacggcctaggaacagtggggtaactgccttgttcaggggcagaagcaacagggaagggagggagacaggcggCTCAACAACCAATGATAAGTTTGATTGAGGAAGTTTCGCTTTCATAATGCATCTAGGGCTTGTTCTGCGGCGTGTGATAGAATGTGTTGTGTAGAAGAGCATGTCCAGGAGAATCTAAATCAGTACAATGTACATGCATTTGTTTTTGTGTCGTTGTGGACCTCCCCTTGATGTCCCAAAGCTGGCCTTCGTGGGTGACAGTCATGAAGAAGCGTGTGGACACCACCTCACTCGGCCcctctaagagagagagaagacatgaaGCCCaccggcccacacacacacacacacacacacacacacacacacacacacacacacgataatcCCAAGGCCTCAACCCCGAGGCTAATCCAGCGGCTGCCCTGGCGCACGTGGAAAGGAGGACGGCGGGTTCTTGCAGCAAGGAACGTGGCTGAGTTCGGTTGCTCGTTTTGGATCCGACTGACTGGTTCTAACTAGTCTGTGTGCTCTGGTATATGGTCGCGTTTGGGGTGTGCTGG
Encoded here:
- the LOC112072134 gene encoding pyruvate dehydrogenase E1 component subunit alpha, somatic form, mitochondrial-like, with protein sequence MGIEAGINPTDHLITAYRAHGYTFTRGVSVREIMAELTGRRGGVAKGKGGSMHMYAKHFYGGNGIVGAQVPLGAGVALACQYQGNNQVCVALYGDGAANQGQIFESFNMAALWKLPCIFICENNKFGMGTSVERSSASTEYFKRGDYIPGIKVDGMDVLCVREAIKFAADYCRAGKGPIVMEGHSWREPPHLPVXRLDEVSRYTGFTPPKMTHE